ACCTCAACTCGATACTCGTGCACATCGACACCCTCCAGCGACTCGATCTCGAAGGAGTCGAGCCGACGGCTCACCCACTCGACGCAGTGAACGTCACTCGACCAGATGTCGTGCGCCCCGGACTCTCGCGCGAAGACGCGCTTCGCAACGCCCCCGATTCCGATGGCCGGGCATTTGCGATCCCGAGGATCATGGGCATCGAAGGCGGTGACGAATGAGCGC
This genomic interval from Actinomycetota bacterium contains the following:
- the gatC gene encoding Asp-tRNA(Asn)/Glu-tRNA(Gln) amidotransferase subunit GatC; the protein is MAISEEQVRHVAMLARLSLTEEEVVSFGRDLNSILVHIDTLQRLDLEGVEPTAHPLDAVNVTRPDVVRPGLSREDALRNAPDSDGRAFAIPRIMGIEGGDE